One part of the Deltaproteobacteria bacterium RIFCSPHIGHO2_02_FULL_44_16 genome encodes these proteins:
- a CDS encoding GDP-mannose 4,6-dehydratase, with the protein MKKAFISGITGQDGSYLAEFLLSKGYEVHGLVRRSSSFNRERIDHLYVDQHHSGCKLFLHYGDISDSGSLTNLLHSIRPDEVYNLGAQSHVKVSFEMPEYTSDVVGLGTIRMLEAIRRANVGCKFYQASSSEMFGSAPPPQRETTPFEPRSPYAVAKIMGYYSTQNYREAYGLFASNGILFNHESPRRGESFVTRKITISIARILAGKQNKLYLGNLKAKRDWGYAPDYVEAMWKMLQCETSGDFVIGTGETHSVEEFVQESFAYAGLNYQKYVEIDPKYFRPLEVDNLRADITKVKKSFDFEPRVNFSDLVKIMVDADIEKIGLPSKGEGRKILKDKDFFWLRNM; encoded by the coding sequence ATGAAAAAAGCATTTATTTCAGGAATCACAGGACAGGATGGAAGTTATCTCGCAGAATTTTTACTTTCAAAGGGTTACGAAGTGCATGGATTGGTGCGTCGCTCCAGTAGTTTTAATCGAGAGCGTATTGATCATCTTTATGTGGATCAGCATCATAGTGGCTGCAAGCTCTTTCTTCACTACGGCGACATTTCTGATTCAGGAAGTCTCACGAACTTGCTTCACAGTATTCGTCCTGATGAAGTGTACAATCTCGGAGCACAAAGTCATGTGAAGGTAAGTTTTGAAATGCCTGAATATACCTCCGACGTTGTTGGACTTGGAACCATTCGGATGTTGGAAGCTATTCGACGAGCAAATGTGGGATGTAAATTTTATCAAGCCTCGAGCAGTGAAATGTTTGGAAGTGCTCCACCTCCTCAACGTGAGACAACTCCTTTTGAGCCTCGTAGCCCCTATGCAGTTGCGAAAATTATGGGTTACTATTCGACTCAAAATTATCGTGAAGCTTATGGTCTTTTTGCTTCCAACGGCATTCTTTTTAATCATGAAAGTCCAAGGCGTGGCGAATCCTTTGTGACCAGAAAAATCACGATCAGTATCGCACGTATTTTGGCGGGGAAACAAAACAAACTCTATTTGGGAAATCTGAAAGCAAAAAGAGATTGGGGATATGCGCCCGATTATGTTGAAGCGATGTGGAAGATGCTGCAGTGTGAAACATCTGGTGATTTTGTGATTGGAACTGGTGAAACGCACTCGGTGGAAGAGTTTGTACAAGAGTCATTTGCCTATGCAGGTTTGAATTATCAAAAATATGTCGAGATTGATCCAAAGTATTTTCGTCCGCTTGAAGTCGATAATCTCCGTGCAGACATTACCAAAGTCAAAAAGAGTTTTGATTTTGAACCCCGTGTCAATTTTTCGGATCTCGTTAAAATTATGGTTGATGCTGATATCGAAAAAATAGGTCTTCCGTCAAAGGGCGAAGGAAGAAAGATACTTAAAGACAAAGACTTTTTCTGGCTTCGAAACATGTAA
- a CDS encoding LPS biosynthesis protein — protein sequence MKDKESIMEEMKTLHGLPANVVYCKRCVMSNQRPASVPEFKHTKDWKAETRKTLQIDNNGICDACHYAEQKEQIDWKTREEKLLKLLDQHRRTDGGYDCIVPGSGGKDSVYASHVLKYKYGMHPLTVTWPPILYTDYGYQNFKNWIEIGGFDNITFKQNGRAMRLLTKLSIENLFHPFQTFILGQKNLAPKIAAKYKIPLIFYGENEAEYGNPIADNASSLRDKSYYSMKHINEMYLGGVSISQLQEKYKLTLNDIMTFLPAPSEELDHSHIEVHYLGYYLKWTPQESYYYAVENSAFKARPFRTQGTYSKYNSIDDKIDDLHYYTTFLKFGLGRATYDASQEIRNKHLTREEGVVLVQRFDGEFPDKYLDDVLAYLEIPKERFFALCDEARSPHLWKNENGIWTLKHQVS from the coding sequence ATGAAAGATAAGGAGAGTATTATGGAAGAAATGAAAACACTTCATGGTCTGCCAGCGAATGTTGTTTATTGTAAGCGCTGTGTCATGTCCAATCAGCGTCCAGCGTCTGTCCCTGAGTTCAAGCATACGAAAGATTGGAAAGCAGAAACTCGAAAGACGTTGCAGATCGATAACAACGGTATATGCGATGCATGTCATTATGCAGAACAAAAGGAACAGATTGACTGGAAAACGCGCGAGGAAAAACTTTTAAAGCTTCTGGATCAACATCGTCGTACCGATGGAGGATATGACTGCATTGTTCCGGGAAGTGGTGGTAAAGACAGCGTCTACGCTTCGCATGTTCTCAAGTACAAGTATGGCATGCATCCTTTGACAGTGACATGGCCACCGATTCTTTATACCGATTACGGGTATCAAAATTTCAAAAATTGGATTGAAATTGGCGGCTTCGATAATATTACCTTTAAGCAAAATGGAAGGGCGATGAGGTTGTTGACCAAACTGAGTATTGAAAATCTTTTTCACCCGTTCCAAACTTTTATTCTTGGGCAAAAGAACTTAGCTCCGAAAATTGCAGCCAAATATAAAATTCCGCTTATTTTTTATGGTGAAAATGAAGCTGAGTATGGAAACCCCATTGCTGATAACGCAAGTTCTTTGCGGGATAAATCCTACTATTCCATGAAGCATATCAATGAAATGTATTTGGGGGGCGTTTCTATTTCCCAGTTACAAGAAAAATATAAACTCACGTTGAACGATATTATGACATTTCTTCCCGCACCCTCGGAAGAACTTGATCATTCTCATATCGAGGTTCACTATTTAGGATACTATCTGAAGTGGACTCCTCAAGAGAGTTATTATTATGCAGTTGAAAATTCCGCATTTAAAGCTCGTCCGTTTAGAACACAAGGGACGTACAGTAAGTATAATAGTATCGATGATAAAATTGATGATCTTCATTACTACACGACGTTTTTGAAATTCGGTTTGGGACGCGCTACGTATGATGCTTCGCAAGAAATCAGAAATAAACATCTGACACGTGAAGAGGGTGTGGTATTGGTCCAACGTTTCGACGGCGAATTTCCTGACAAATATTTGGATGACGTTCTTGCCTATCTCGAGATTCCCAAGGAGCGTTTTTTTGCGCTGTGTGATGAAGCCAGGTCTCCCCATCTTTGGAAAAATGAAAATGGGATCTGGACATTAAAACATCAGGTTTCATGA
- a CDS encoding short-chain dehydrogenase: MKNVLILGATSAIAHEVAKLYADEQAHLFLVARNEFKLETIAKDLIVRGAKVTSGVANFHDFSSHPRLLEQIKEKLGNIDVVLLAYGSLGNQAESEKNISVALQEIETNFLTAFSLLSLLAHILEAQGSGTLAVISSVAGDRGRQSNYIYGTAKGALNIFLQGLRNRLYKKGVHVLTIKPGFVDTPMTTHLKKGFLFSSSQKVGNDIYKAIEEKEDVLYTPQFWRAIMFVIRNIPEALFKRLNL, encoded by the coding sequence ATGAAAAATGTTCTGATTCTTGGCGCAACCTCTGCAATCGCTCACGAAGTAGCGAAGCTCTATGCTGATGAGCAAGCTCATCTCTTTTTGGTCGCAAGAAATGAATTCAAACTGGAAACAATCGCAAAGGATTTAATAGTACGAGGAGCAAAAGTAACATCAGGTGTGGCGAACTTTCACGATTTTTCATCGCATCCAAGACTTCTTGAACAGATAAAAGAAAAACTTGGAAATATCGATGTGGTTCTTCTTGCCTATGGTTCTTTAGGGAATCAAGCGGAGAGTGAAAAGAATATCTCCGTTGCGCTTCAAGAAATAGAAACCAATTTTTTGACCGCATTTTCTCTGCTCTCTTTACTTGCTCATATCTTGGAAGCTCAGGGGAGTGGAACTCTTGCCGTGATCTCTTCTGTTGCTGGAGATCGTGGTCGTCAAAGTAATTATATCTATGGAACCGCAAAGGGGGCGCTCAATATTTTTTTACAGGGTTTGCGTAATCGTCTTTATAAAAAAGGAGTTCATGTGTTGACCATTAAACCCGGTTTTGTCGATACTCCTATGACAACGCATCTCAAAAAAGGATTTTTATTTTCTTCTTCTCAAAAAGTGGGAAATGATATTTATAAAGCGATAGAAGAAAAAGAAGACGTCCTGTATACTCCTCAATTTTGGAGAGCGATTATGTTTGTGATTCGAAATATTCCGGAAGCTCTTTTTAAAAGGCTCAACCTATGA
- a CDS encoding adenylyl-sulfate kinase, which yields MTGLSGAGKTTLVNAAIRELSAEGYRIKVLDGDVVRLEVNPHLGFTPEDIRENNRIIATLCLEHRPHHDLLFVPVITPFEDIRNEIRKRIGEGFFLIYLKTSLQTVMQRDVKGLYQKALKKEIDHVIGFDERVPFQEPTHPDLVIHTEKEMLTESTDCFLTFIRKVLD from the coding sequence ATGACCGGTTTGTCTGGCGCTGGCAAAACGACCCTCGTCAATGCGGCGATCCGTGAACTTTCAGCTGAAGGATATCGTATCAAAGTGCTCGATGGCGATGTGGTGCGACTGGAAGTCAATCCCCATTTAGGTTTTACGCCAGAGGATATCCGAGAGAATAATCGTATTATTGCAACCCTCTGTCTTGAGCATCGTCCTCATCACGATCTTCTTTTTGTTCCGGTGATTACCCCCTTTGAAGATATACGAAACGAAATTCGAAAACGAATTGGGGAAGGATTTTTTCTCATTTATCTCAAGACATCGTTACAGACGGTGATGCAACGAGATGTCAAAGGGCTCTATCAAAAGGCTTTAAAAAAAGAGATTGATCATGTGATCGGTTTTGATGAGCGCGTTCCGTTTCAGGAACCAACGCATCCAGATCTTGTGATTCATACAGAGAAAGAAATGTTAACTGAATCGACGGATTGCTTTTTGACGTTTATTCGAAAGGTTTTAGATTAA
- a CDS encoding imidazole glycerol phosphate synthase, glutamine amidotransferase subunit gives MGNLFSVKNACEKVGLSVTVTASRQEIQKAQAVILPGVGAFGDAMKELHRLDLGSLLKEIAASETPFFGICLGMQLLMTQSHEFGQHRGLDIIPGHVVRFEHPVEPDGTKLKVPEVQWNRVQKISSEKDTWKGTLLDGISDGAFFYFVHSFYSVPDDARYTLSTSSYGQHTYCSTLRHKNIFACQYHPERSGEVGLKMYHNFAMTIRQRFNER, from the coding sequence ATGGGTAATCTTTTCAGCGTCAAAAATGCGTGTGAAAAAGTAGGATTATCTGTGACCGTTACGGCATCGAGACAAGAAATACAAAAGGCTCAGGCGGTGATTCTTCCTGGGGTCGGCGCTTTTGGTGATGCGATGAAAGAGCTTCATCGTCTTGATCTCGGCTCTTTATTGAAAGAGATTGCTGCATCAGAGACACCTTTTTTTGGTATCTGTCTTGGAATGCAATTGCTCATGACACAGAGCCACGAATTTGGTCAGCATCGAGGACTCGACATTATTCCAGGTCATGTTGTTCGTTTTGAGCATCCTGTTGAGCCGGATGGTACGAAATTAAAAGTTCCAGAAGTTCAATGGAACCGAGTTCAGAAAATATCTTCAGAAAAAGATACGTGGAAGGGAACACTTTTGGATGGGATTTCGGATGGAGCTTTCTTTTACTTTGTGCATTCGTTTTACTCAGTCCCCGATGATGCTCGATATACTCTTTCCACTTCATCTTATGGACAACACACCTATTGCTCCACTCTGCGCCATAAAAATATCTTTGCTTGTCAATATCACCCAGAACGAAGTGGTGAGGTTGGTCTCAAAATGTATCACAACTTTGCGATGACAATTCGCCAACGTTTCAATGAAAGATAA
- a CDS encoding N-acetylneuraminate synthase, producing the protein MPEKIYIIAEAGVNHNGDIGLAYQLIDAASAAKADAVKFQMFRAEALVTTYAEQAAYQKRNLAASSLRKQGSHADHEIPAFAGMTLQYDMLRKLELSLKNFQTLKKYCDKKKITFLVTPFDELSADQLDPLVEQFKISSGDCTNIPLLKHIASKRKPIILSTGMTTLEEVRRAVDIFSKKQFTLLHCTTNYPCPFPEVNLGAMKTLRDEFQCPVGLSDHTEGIEVAIAAAALGASVIEKHFTLDRTLPGPDHKASLEPNELISMVRAIRNIEQALGDGVKKPQISEVETAKVARRSLVFSKNLPKGTVLHETHFLAKRPGTGLSPEKIEQIVGRTLKKAVVKDELVSFESLETNFLDIENAHPELVEG; encoded by the coding sequence ATGCCAGAAAAAATTTACATTATTGCGGAAGCAGGCGTGAACCATAATGGAGATATCGGTCTTGCATATCAGCTCATCGATGCTGCATCTGCGGCTAAGGCTGATGCCGTCAAGTTTCAGATGTTTCGTGCTGAAGCGCTGGTGACAACATACGCAGAACAAGCTGCTTATCAAAAGAGAAATCTTGCGGCGTCATCCCTGCGAAAGCAGGGATCTCATGCTGATCATGAGATTCCCGCTTTCGCGGGAATGACTTTACAATACGATATGCTGCGCAAACTGGAACTCTCGTTGAAAAACTTCCAAACGTTGAAAAAATATTGTGATAAAAAGAAGATCACGTTTTTAGTCACACCTTTTGATGAACTTTCGGCAGATCAGTTAGATCCTCTGGTTGAGCAATTTAAAATTTCTTCTGGTGATTGTACGAATATCCCTTTGCTCAAACATATTGCGAGCAAACGGAAGCCCATTATTCTCTCCACAGGCATGACAACACTTGAAGAGGTAAGAAGAGCGGTTGATATCTTTTCAAAAAAACAATTTACGCTTTTGCATTGCACGACCAACTATCCATGCCCGTTTCCAGAAGTGAATCTGGGTGCAATGAAAACACTCCGAGATGAGTTTCAGTGTCCCGTTGGACTTTCGGATCATACCGAGGGGATCGAAGTGGCAATAGCAGCTGCAGCCCTTGGTGCATCGGTGATCGAAAAACATTTTACGCTTGATCGAACACTTCCAGGTCCTGACCACAAAGCGTCTCTGGAACCAAATGAGTTAATATCCATGGTGCGAGCGATTCGCAACATTGAACAGGCGCTCGGAGATGGAGTGAAAAAGCCGCAAATTTCGGAAGTGGAGACAGCAAAAGTCGCCAGGCGCAGTCTTGTCTTTTCAAAAAATCTTCCGAAAGGGACCGTGCTTCATGAGACTCACTTTCTGGCAAAGCGTCCAGGAACAGGTCTCTCTCCAGAAAAAATTGAACAGATTGTGGGTCGAACATTAAAAAAAGCTGTTGTGAAAGATGAACTTGTCAGTTTTGAATCGCTAGAAACCAATTTTTTGGATATTGAGAACGCTCACCCTGAGCTTGTCGAAGGGTGA
- a CDS encoding FAD-linked oxidase: protein MKNDSEVLESWGRNPQIQQSSTSLHWRSDIHFSSEKKMLPYGMGRSYGDVCLHEGGLLLKTRGLNRFLEFDAEEGRLICEAGVSFEEILDFAVPRGWFLPVTPGTKYVTVGGAIANDVHGKNHHRAGSFGCHVVRFELLRSDGTHLLCSQTENTDWFRATVGGLGLTGVITWADIRLKKVVSPFIRQETVPFRCVDDFFALSASSNRDFEYTVAWIDCLAKGKNLGRGIFIRGNHAEMNSTKKNPKRKKPTWSIPCQMPSFLLNPLTIKVFNGMYYFSQCWRKDSRLVHFDPFFYPLDAVKCWNRLYGHRGFFQYQCVVPPQTAPENIRRLLDKVSHSKQASFLSVLKQFGSLPSPGMMSFPRKGVTLAMDFPNRGIKTSQLLHQLDDIVQKVGGAVYPAKDACMSRTSFAAYYPRWKEFASYIDPQFSSSFWKRVKGE from the coding sequence ATGAAAAATGATTCTGAAGTTCTTGAATCCTGGGGACGCAACCCACAGATTCAGCAATCATCGACTTCTCTTCATTGGAGAAGTGATATTCACTTTTCTTCAGAGAAGAAGATGTTGCCTTACGGAATGGGGCGAAGTTACGGTGATGTCTGTCTCCATGAAGGAGGACTTCTTCTGAAGACGAGAGGACTGAATCGTTTTTTAGAGTTCGATGCAGAAGAGGGGAGATTGATCTGCGAAGCAGGTGTCTCTTTTGAGGAGATTCTCGATTTTGCTGTTCCTCGAGGGTGGTTTCTTCCGGTAACTCCGGGAACAAAATATGTGACGGTCGGTGGTGCGATTGCAAATGATGTGCATGGCAAAAACCATCACCGTGCAGGATCATTTGGTTGTCATGTCGTTCGTTTTGAACTGTTGCGTTCTGATGGAACGCACCTTCTTTGTAGTCAGACTGAAAATACTGATTGGTTTCGGGCCACGGTGGGAGGTTTAGGTCTTACCGGTGTTATTACCTGGGCTGACATTCGTCTCAAAAAAGTTGTCAGTCCCTTTATTCGTCAAGAAACGGTTCCATTTCGTTGTGTCGATGATTTTTTTGCACTTTCTGCTTCGAGCAATCGCGATTTTGAATACACCGTCGCCTGGATCGATTGTTTGGCGAAGGGGAAAAATCTTGGACGAGGTATTTTTATTCGTGGAAATCATGCAGAAATGAACTCAACAAAAAAGAATCCAAAGAGAAAAAAACCGACATGGAGTATTCCATGTCAGATGCCTTCTTTTCTTTTGAATCCATTGACGATCAAAGTTTTCAATGGAATGTATTATTTTTCTCAATGCTGGCGAAAAGATTCAAGGCTTGTTCACTTTGATCCTTTCTTTTATCCGCTCGATGCCGTGAAATGTTGGAATCGTCTGTACGGCCATCGCGGCTTTTTTCAATACCAGTGTGTTGTCCCTCCGCAGACAGCGCCAGAAAATATACGGCGTCTTCTCGACAAAGTTTCTCATTCAAAGCAAGCATCCTTCCTTTCCGTGTTGAAACAATTCGGTTCGCTTCCTTCTCCGGGAATGATGTCCTTTCCCCGAAAAGGAGTGACTCTTGCTATGGATTTTCCCAATCGTGGTATCAAAACTTCTCAACTTCTTCATCAACTGGATGATATTGTGCAGAAAGTGGGAGGAGCTGTCTATCCGGCGAAAGATGCCTGTATGTCGCGTACCTCCTTTGCTGCTTATTATCCACGATGGAAAGAGTTTGCATCGTATATTGATCCCCAGTTCTCATCCAGTTTCTGGAAAAGAGTGAAAGGTGAATAA